One genomic region from Doryrhamphus excisus isolate RoL2022-K1 chromosome 14, RoL_Dexc_1.0, whole genome shotgun sequence encodes:
- the LOC131101508 gene encoding zinc finger protein 32-like: protein MCKVQKLRALVNERLTAAVEEILVAFERTIAEYEEELCRSKEEIERQRRLLDAFLKPRLKTADVPPPVQQQKEPQPPHVKEENNVTGLEDVDISAFHVKSEGEEEEQADWSHLHRHSSEEETRHHIKTEDGGVGRERDAGPPSDCEDTTTTSTETDDSDDTEEAFKRNNDSKGEKTFACSFCSKNFNRKDSFIRHIRGHTGEKPFSCSICSKSFKYRYEISRHMKIHTGEKPFSCSVCGKTFGRREHLLSHMRSHTGEKPFSCPVCSRGFSQRSHLAAHSRTHTGVKPFPCTVCGNTFSLKCVLIAHMRTHTGEKPFTCTVCGNKFTRKRHLLMHMRRHTTEKSAQMQCASLKNGSNPD from the exons ATGTGCAAAGTCCAAAAGCTGCGGGCGTTGGTGAACGAGCGACTCACCGCCGCCGTGGAGGAAATATTAGTAGCGTTTGAAAGAACCATAGCcgagtacgaggaggaactttgtcgGTCGAAGGAAGAGATCGAGCGACAGCGTCGGCTACTGGACGCCTTCTTAAAGCCTCGTTTAAAGACAGCAG ATGTTCCTCCTCCTGTGCAGCAGCAGAAGGAGCCGCAGCCCCCCCACGTTAAGGAGGAAAATAATGTTACAGGGCTGGAGGACGTTGATATCAGCGCTTTCCATGTGAAGAGTGAaggtgaagaagaagagcaaGCCGACTGGTCGCACCTTCATCGCCACTCCAGCGAGGAGGAGACGAGGCATCACATCAAGACAGAAGATGGTGGTGTCGGAAGAGAAAGGGACGCCGGTCCACCGTCGGACTGTGAGGACACTACGACAACATCGACTGAGACCGATGACAGCGACGACACAGAAGAAGCCTTCAAGAGGAATAACGATTCCAAAGGGGAGAAGACGTTCGCTTGCTCTTTTTGCAGCAAAAATTTCAACCGGAAGGACAGTTTCATCAGACACATCCGAGggcacactggagaaaaacctttcagctgTTCCATCTGTAGCAAAAGTTTCAAATATCGTTATGAAATTAGCAGACACATGAAAATCCACACAGGGGAAAAACCGTTCAGCTGCTCAGTTTGCGGGAAAACCTTTGGTCGCCGGGAGCACTTGCTCTCTCACATGAGGAgtcacactggagagaaacctttcagcTGCCCAGTTTGCAGTCGAGGTTTTAGCCAGCGTTCGCACTTGGCTGCGCACTCCCGGACGCACACTGGAGtgaaaccttttccttgcacgGTTTGCGGGAACACGTTCTCGCTGAAGTGCGTTCTGATTgcgcacatgagaacgcacacgggagagaaaccgttCACCTGCACAGTTTGCGGCAACAAGTTCACACGCAAAAGGCATTTGCTGATGCACATGAGAAGACACACTACGGAAAAAAGCGCTCAGATGCAGTGTGCTTCTTTAAAGAATGGCTCCAATCCAGATTAA
- the LOC131101509 gene encoding zinc finger and SCAN domain-containing protein 12-like isoform X1 → MCKVQQLRALVEQRLTAAVEEIFALFERTVAEYEEELSRTKEKSMRLDAVCKVRSPEEDVQQQEWRPSMEKKEPEPPHIKEEEQAEEADIGKFQVRHVIVKSEEDEAEEGPAESSRLRRKDGSTDGDVRRVEARTRSARPTQSHPAVELPEPKTGAAGDSADPSSTLSGLNYIKNGRRASEKTFICPFCGKTFNQRVHLSRHLSVHTGDKPFHCTVCSKMFATRDRLRSHMRIHTGEKRFSCSVCGKTFFHRSHLVKHSHIHTGVKPFPCLFCGKRFYSNGDLIKHTRTHTGEKPFTCSICNTSFSDSSTLGKHKRRHTGEKPFSCSVCDKRFPFKFQVKKHKCVGSDGADK, encoded by the exons ATGTGTAAAGTCCAACAGCTGAGAGCGTTGGTGGAGCAGCGGCTGACTGCAGCCGTGGAGGAAATCTTTGCACTGTTTGAAAGAACCGTAGCAGaatacgaggaggaactttctcgaacaaaAGAGAAGAGCATGCGGCTGGACGCCGTTTGCAAGGTTCGATCGCCCGAAGAAG ACGTCCAGCAGCAGGAGTGGCGCCCCAGCATGGAGAAGAAGGAGCCGGagcccccccacattaaagaggaagagcagGCGGAGGAGGCCGACATCGGGAAGTTCCAAGTGAGGCACGTCATTGTGAAGAGCGAGGAAGATGAGGCTGAAGAAGGGCCAGCTGAGTCGTCGCGGCTTCGCCGTAAAGACGGATCTACTGACGGGGACGTCCGCCGTGTGGAAGCGCGCACCCGCTCGGCGCGACCCACGCAGTCGCATCCTGCGGTCGAGCTTCCCGAGCCCAAAACCGGAGCTGCTGGTGACTCTGCGGATCCCAGCTCCACTTTGTCCGGCTTGAACTACATAAAAAATGGCCGCCGCGCCAGCGAGAAAACATTCATCTGCCCGTTTTGCGGTAAAACCTTCAACCAGAGGGTCCATTTGTCCCGACACTTGAGCGTCCACACGGGAGACAAACCCTTCCACTGCACGGTTTGCAGTAAAATGTTCGCCACCAGGGACCGTTTGCGCTCCCACATGAGGatccacaccggagagaaacgcTTCAGCTGCTCCGTTTGCGGCAAAACATTCTTCCATCGCTCGCACTTGGTCAAACACTCCCACATTCACACGGGCGTCAAACCCTTTCCTTGCCTCTTCTGCGGCAAGAGGTTCTATTCCAACGGGGATCTGATTAAGCATACGcggacgcacacgggagaaaaacccttcACCTGCTCCATCTGCAACACCAGCTTCAGCGACAGTTCCACGCTGGGCAAGCACAAGCGAAGGCACACGGGCGAGAAGCCCTTCAGCTGCAGCGTCTGCGACAAACGCTTCCCGTTCAAGTTCCAGGTGAAAAAGCACAAGTGCGTCGGCTCGGACGGCGCCGATAAATGA
- the LOC131101509 gene encoding oocyte zinc finger protein XlCOF19-like isoform X2 has translation MEKKEPEPPHIKEEEQAEEADIGKFQVRHVIVKSEEDEAEEGPAESSRLRRKDGSTDGDVRRVEARTRSARPTQSHPAVELPEPKTGAAGDSADPSSTLSGLNYIKNGRRASEKTFICPFCGKTFNQRVHLSRHLSVHTGDKPFHCTVCSKMFATRDRLRSHMRIHTGEKRFSCSVCGKTFFHRSHLVKHSHIHTGVKPFPCLFCGKRFYSNGDLIKHTRTHTGEKPFTCSICNTSFSDSSTLGKHKRRHTGEKPFSCSVCDKRFPFKFQVKKHKCVGSDGADK, from the coding sequence ATGGAGAAGAAGGAGCCGGagcccccccacattaaagaggaagagcagGCGGAGGAGGCCGACATCGGGAAGTTCCAAGTGAGGCACGTCATTGTGAAGAGCGAGGAAGATGAGGCTGAAGAAGGGCCAGCTGAGTCGTCGCGGCTTCGCCGTAAAGACGGATCTACTGACGGGGACGTCCGCCGTGTGGAAGCGCGCACCCGCTCGGCGCGACCCACGCAGTCGCATCCTGCGGTCGAGCTTCCCGAGCCCAAAACCGGAGCTGCTGGTGACTCTGCGGATCCCAGCTCCACTTTGTCCGGCTTGAACTACATAAAAAATGGCCGCCGCGCCAGCGAGAAAACATTCATCTGCCCGTTTTGCGGTAAAACCTTCAACCAGAGGGTCCATTTGTCCCGACACTTGAGCGTCCACACGGGAGACAAACCCTTCCACTGCACGGTTTGCAGTAAAATGTTCGCCACCAGGGACCGTTTGCGCTCCCACATGAGGatccacaccggagagaaacgcTTCAGCTGCTCCGTTTGCGGCAAAACATTCTTCCATCGCTCGCACTTGGTCAAACACTCCCACATTCACACGGGCGTCAAACCCTTTCCTTGCCTCTTCTGCGGCAAGAGGTTCTATTCCAACGGGGATCTGATTAAGCATACGcggacgcacacgggagaaaaacccttcACCTGCTCCATCTGCAACACCAGCTTCAGCGACAGTTCCACGCTGGGCAAGCACAAGCGAAGGCACACGGGCGAGAAGCCCTTCAGCTGCAGCGTCTGCGACAAACGCTTCCCGTTCAAGTTCCAGGTGAAAAAGCACAAGTGCGTCGGCTCGGACGGCGCCGATAAATGA